The proteins below are encoded in one region of Delphinus delphis chromosome 4, mDelDel1.2, whole genome shotgun sequence:
- the LOC132423939 gene encoding LOW QUALITY PROTEIN: interferon-induced GTP-binding protein Mx1-like (The sequence of the model RefSeq protein was modified relative to this genomic sequence to represent the inferred CDS: deleted 1 base in 1 codon), whose product MVHSDLKIKEPDSPSASSHLLLNGNDDLVEKNEETGSENNLYNQYEEKVRPCIDLIDSLQALGVEQGLALPTIAVTGDQSSGKSSVLEALSGFALPRGSNKLYIVTRCPLVLKLKTLVNEDEWKGKVSVRDKETEISDASQVEKEISEAQVAIAGEGTGISHELISLEVTSPHVPDLTLTDLPGITRIAVGNQPADIEYQIKSLIRKYILKQETINLVVVPANVDIATVEALRMAQEVDLQGRDHSLWVAGILTKPDLVDKSTEDKVVDVVRNLVFHLKKGYMIVKCRGQQDIQHQLSLTKALQKEQDFFGNHAHFRDLLEEGRATVLCLAERLTTELITHICKSLPLLENQIKESHQRITEELQKYGSDIPEDASGKMFSLIDKIDAFNKEITNIIEGEEFVGERDSRLFNKMRTEFYRWSIVVANSFRKGGQHPHLQPHPLDHPVLHA is encoded by the exons GGGTCTGAGAACAACCTGTACAACCAGTATGAGGAGAAGGTGCGGCCCTGCATTGACCTCATCGACTCCCTGCAGGCCCTGGGCGTGGAgcagggcctggccctgcccaccatcGCTGTCACTGGGGACCAGAGCTCAGGCAAGAGCTCTGTGCTGGAGGCTCTGTCGGGGTTCGCTCTTCCCAGAGGCAGCAATAAGCTCT ATATTGTTACAAGATGTCCTCTGGTGCTGAAACTGAAAACACTTGTGAATGAAGACGAGTGGAAAGGCAAAGTC AGTGTCCGGGACAAAGAGACTGAGATTTCAGATGCTTCGCAGGTGGAAAAGGAAATCAGTGAAG cCCAGGTTGCCATTGCTGGGGAAGGCACGGGAATCAGTCATGAGCTGATTAGTCTGGAAGTCACCTCCCCTCATGTCCCGGATCTGACCCTGACAGACCTTCCCGGCATCACCAGGATCGCTGTGGGCAATCAGCCAGCCGACATTGAATATCAG ATCAAGTCTCTCATCAGGAAGTACATCCTTAAGCAGGAGACCATCAACTTGGTGGTAGTCCCCGCTAATGTGGACATCGCCACCGTGGAGGCACTGCGCATGGCTCAGGAGGTGGACCTCCAAGGACGGGACCATAG TCTCTGGGTCGCAGGAATCTTGACGAAGCCCGATCTGGTGGACAAAAGCACCGAAGACAAGGTAGTGGACGTGGTGAGAAACCTCGTCTTCCACCTGAAGAAGGGCTACATGATCGTCAAGTGCCGGGGGCAGCAGGACATCCAGCACCAGCTGAGCCTGACCAAGGCCCTGCAGAAGGAGCAGGACTTCTTTGGGAACCACGCCCATTTCAG GGATCTTCTGGAGGAAGGAAGGGCCACGGTCCTGTGCCTGGCTGAAAGACTGACCACTGAACTCATCACGCACATCTGT AAATCTCTGCCCCTGTTAGAAAATCAGATAAAGGAGAGTCACCAGAGAATAACAGAGGAGCTACAGAAGTATGGCTCAGATATTCCGGAAGATGCAAGTGGGAAGATGTTCTCTCTGATAGAT AAAATTGATGCATTTAATAAAGAGATCACTAATATAATAGAAGGGGAAGAATTCGTGGGAGAGCGTGACTCTCGGCTGTTTAACAAAATGCGAACCGAGTTCTACAGATGGAGTATTGTGGTTGCAAACAGTTTCCGGAAAG GAGGTCAGCACCCGCATCTCCAGCCACACCCCCTCGATCATCCAGTTCTTCATGCTTAA